The genomic interval TGCCATGAAATCAGGGCTGGTGTATGCCCTCAGCAGGGTCAGCCTCTCGATTGAGCGAGGTGAATTTGTGGCGGTGATGGGGCCGTCCGGTTCCGGCAAGTCCACGTTGATGAATATTATCGGCTGCCTCGACCGGCCTACGTCGGGCCGGTATTATCTCGAAGATGTCGATGTTTCTCAATTGAGCGACAATGACCTTGCCGCAGTCAGAAACCGGAAAATCGGCTTTGTCTTCCAGAATTATAACCTGCTGCCCAGGATGACTATTCTGAAAAACGTCGAGCTGGCACTGATGTATGCAGGGCATCCGCGAGGTGCCAGGCGGGAGGCGACTGCCAGAGCGGCGCTTGAGGCCGTAGGTCTGGCCCAGAGGGTGATTCACAGGCCATACGAGCTATCGGGAGGCCAGCAGCAGCGGGCAGCCATCGCCAGGGCACTGGCTACGGATCCTGCGCTGCTGCTTGCTGATGAGCCCACCGGCAGCCTTGATTCAGCCACGGGAGAGGAGATAATGCATATCTTTTGTGAGCTGAACAGGAAAGGAAAGACCATTCTCCTCGTTACCCACGAGCAGGCCATGACCAGGTATGTGCACCGCATCGTCCGGTTGAAGGACGGCTGTATCAACCGGGAGGCCGGCAGGTAGTCGCTTCATCAGTTCGAGAGATATGGTTTGAGGTACCGCTTCTATCGGAAGGAGTAATCTTTATGAATTCAAGAGTTGATTCCACAAGAGGCAATACAAAG from bacterium carries:
- a CDS encoding ABC transporter ATP-binding protein, coding for MICLEDISRTYAMKSGLVYALSRVSLSIERGEFVAVMGPSGSGKSTLMNIIGCLDRPTSGRYYLEDVDVSQLSDNDLAAVRNRKIGFVFQNYNLLPRMTILKNVELALMYAGHPRGARREATARAALEAVGLAQRVIHRPYELSGGQQQRAAIARALATDPALLLADEPTGSLDSATGEEIMHIFCELNRKGKTILLVTHEQAMTRYVHRIVRLKDGCINREAGR